From Streptomyces asiaticus, one genomic window encodes:
- a CDS encoding response regulator transcription factor: MSIRVMLVDDQVLLRTGFRMVLAAQPDMEVVAEAGDGVEALQVLRSTEVDVVLMDVRMPKLDGVETTRRICERDGAPKVIILTTFDLDEYAFSALKAGAGGFMLKDVPPAELLGAIRAVHSGDAVVAPSTTRRLLDRFAPMLPGSGAGGGRARPELDRLTDREREVVMLVAQGLSNGEIAARLVLSEATVKTHVGRILTKLELRDRVQVVVMAYETGLVRAGGPTGPTGPTR; encoded by the coding sequence ATGTCGATCCGCGTCATGCTCGTCGATGACCAAGTGCTGCTGCGCACCGGCTTCCGGATGGTGCTCGCGGCCCAGCCCGATATGGAGGTCGTCGCCGAGGCGGGCGACGGGGTGGAGGCGCTCCAGGTGCTGCGCTCCACCGAGGTGGACGTCGTCCTCATGGACGTCCGGATGCCCAAGCTGGACGGGGTGGAGACGACCCGGCGGATATGTGAGCGGGACGGGGCGCCGAAGGTCATCATCCTGACCACGTTCGACCTGGACGAGTACGCCTTCTCCGCGCTCAAGGCCGGGGCGGGCGGCTTCATGCTCAAGGATGTGCCGCCGGCCGAGCTGCTCGGGGCGATCCGCGCGGTGCACAGCGGTGACGCGGTGGTCGCGCCCAGTACCACGCGCCGGCTGCTGGACCGGTTCGCGCCGATGCTGCCGGGCAGCGGAGCCGGTGGGGGCCGGGCCCGTCCGGAGCTGGACCGGCTCACCGACCGGGAGCGCGAGGTGGTGATGCTGGTCGCGCAGGGGCTGTCGAACGGCGAGATCGCGGCGCGGCTGGTGCTGTCCGAGGCGACCGTGAAGACTCATGTCGGCCGCATCCTCACCAAGTTGGAGCTGCGGGACCGGGTGCAGGTGGTGGTGATGGCCTACGAGACCGGACTGGTCCGGGCCGGGGGGCCGACCGGACCGACCGGACCGACCCGCTGA
- a CDS encoding ArsR/SmtB family transcription factor: MSNRSHRSAPLHTHPDDVPVQTALAALADPVRLQLVRELATAADWEHTCGTFDVPVGKAALSHHFSVLRAAGLIEQRDLGPKRVNRLRRPEFDQRFPGLLDLVLRERPRNGEDTR; this comes from the coding sequence ATGAGCAACCGAAGCCACCGGTCCGCGCCGCTCCACACCCACCCCGACGACGTCCCCGTGCAGACCGCGCTCGCGGCGCTCGCCGACCCCGTACGGCTCCAGCTGGTCCGCGAACTCGCCACGGCGGCCGACTGGGAGCACACCTGCGGCACCTTCGACGTCCCCGTGGGCAAGGCGGCCCTCAGCCACCACTTCTCGGTGCTGCGCGCGGCCGGGCTGATCGAGCAGCGCGACCTGGGCCCCAAGCGGGTCAACCGGCTGCGCCGCCCCGAGTTCGACCAGCGCTTCCCCGGACTGCTCGACCTGGTCCTCCGCGAGCGGCCACGGAACGGCGAGGACACACGGTAG
- a CDS encoding DUF5937 family protein — MANVIDIAGLPPERIVFSPSPLAELGAALHVLSEPGHHPGLHGWATATASALKPDLADRLCEADFLWRTARSDLLLPAAPGATLAEELDALDRIDDETFVAAAFEIACSPSYTRQTPSPLVDAGERARVREMAAARGPRQAAFTDRMLEDPDGLRVWLRRLLEDCDQAFFADTWRRVRLQLAADARHKAELLQRKGLAEALASASAALSLSEDGDSILVDKLAGGRTTAYGDGVTFIPTAFGWPHLVVLHAPGWRPVIQYPVATPELPPPAALELVQRRLEALAHPMRMRLCRTLARGPHTTGELSESYGITPPEVSRHIAVLKKAGLLTTRRRGRYVLHQLDLPSVARLGSDFLESVLR, encoded by the coding sequence ATGGCCAATGTCATCGACATCGCCGGGCTGCCGCCCGAGCGCATCGTCTTCAGCCCGTCCCCGCTCGCCGAGCTGGGCGCCGCGCTCCATGTGCTGTCCGAGCCCGGCCACCACCCCGGGCTGCACGGCTGGGCCACCGCCACCGCCTCGGCGCTCAAGCCGGACCTCGCGGACCGGCTCTGCGAGGCGGACTTCCTGTGGCGCACCGCCCGCTCCGATCTGCTGCTCCCGGCCGCCCCCGGGGCGACGCTCGCCGAGGAGCTGGACGCGCTGGACCGGATCGACGACGAGACGTTCGTGGCGGCCGCCTTCGAGATCGCCTGCTCCCCCTCGTACACCCGGCAAACCCCCTCGCCGCTGGTCGACGCGGGTGAACGGGCCCGGGTCCGGGAGATGGCGGCCGCGCGCGGGCCGCGGCAGGCGGCCTTCACCGACCGCATGCTGGAGGACCCGGACGGCCTGCGGGTCTGGCTGCGGCGGCTGCTGGAGGACTGCGACCAGGCGTTCTTCGCCGACACCTGGCGGCGGGTGCGGCTCCAGCTGGCCGCCGACGCCCGCCACAAGGCCGAGCTGCTCCAGCGCAAGGGGCTCGCGGAGGCGCTGGCGTCGGCCTCCGCCGCGCTGTCGCTGTCCGAGGACGGGGACAGCATCCTGGTCGACAAGCTGGCGGGCGGCCGTACGACGGCGTACGGCGACGGCGTCACCTTCATCCCGACCGCCTTCGGCTGGCCGCACCTCGTCGTCCTGCACGCCCCCGGCTGGCGCCCGGTGATCCAGTACCCGGTCGCCACGCCCGAGCTGCCCCCGCCCGCCGCCCTGGAGCTCGTCCAGCGCCGCCTCGAGGCCCTGGCCCACCCGATGCGGATGCGGCTGTGCCGCACCCTGGCCCGCGGCCCGCACACCACCGGTGAGCTCTCCGAGTCGTACGGCATCACGCCCCCGGAGGTCTCCCGCCATATCGCCGTGCTGAAGAAGGCCGGTCTGCTCACCACCCGCCGCCGCGGCCGCTATGTGCTGCACCAGCTCGACCTGCCGTCGGTGGCCAGGCTGGGCAGCGACTTCCTGGAGAGCGTTCTGCGATAG